ACTTATATTTGGCCGAAATACTTTTCGATTACACCGATGGGGAAATTAATTTGTTTGAAGGTCATGATCCTGATAAACTGAATAGAGTAGCCGATTTTCCTGAGAATTTCCATATTCAAAATGAAAAATTTGCACCTTTTGCCGATGGTAGCTCTATCGTTAAAAATAACGAAGGAAATTTTGCTTATGTATTGGCAGCAAAGCAATATGGGGCAAGAAAACCTATTGAAAATATTTTAGATCAAGCTGTAGAACAACTTATTTTTTGGAAAAACCTAGAAGATTTTACAACTAGAAACACTACAAATACAGAACCATTTGAAGTGCCAAATCATTCTTATTTTAACGATTTTGGAATGGTTATTTCGCGAGGAAAACAAAACACACCATTTTCTGTGGCGGTTAAAGCTGGACACAATAAAGAAAACCACAATCATAGTGATGTAGGAACTTATATTTTAGTTTTAGGAGAAGATTTAATTTCAGGAGATATTGGTGCGCCATCATATCGTGCGGGGTCTTTTTCTCCAACCAATAAAGCTAGAAGTTCTTGGGGACATCCTGTTCCTCGAATTAATAATACTTTACAATCTAACGGACGCCAGTTTGAAGGAAAAATAACAGAAACTAAACTTACCGCTTCGGAAGATAAAGTGGTTATGGATATTAGCGCGGCGTATGAATTGGCTGTGCTAGAATCTTTATCTAGAATAATGGTGAATGATAAGTCTGGTGCTGGGGCAATAACCATTCAAGACGATTTTAAAACATCTAAACCCGTAATTTTTGGAACGGCAATTACGACGTTTTCTAAATATGAAATTGTTGATGCCAACACTATAATCCTTACCGGAAAAAATCAAAAGATAAAAGTTGAAATAAAAAGCAGAGGAGGTAAGGTTGTTATTAATCCAGAGCCTGTTCCTGTAGAGCATCTGCGAGAAGGAAAAGGTGCTTTTAGAATAGGTATTGATTTTGAGAAGCCTTTAGCTAGCGGAAGCATAACAATGAAGTATGCACCTCTGTTTAATTAAAAATGTGATTTTGGTTTTGTTCTAAAATCAGTTTTAGTTGTCTTAAGAAAAGGTGCTATTCATAAATATTAGAATCTCTAATCAGGTATTTTAATCGGTTTAATTTATGGAGAAGTTTTATAGCTCGATATTCTGAAATATCACTTAAAGCGGAATCGGTTTGGCGGAAATTATAAGCTTGCTCTATGAGTTCTTTATAGCGTTGGCTTAATCTGTGCTGGTCTGTTTTAATACTGTCAACTCGGTTCATAACGATTAAAGGGAATTAAGTAGAACATAAATATACACTTTTTTGTTTAATTATTTAATTCTTTTTAATTGATTTTCAGATGAATACGTTTTTTGTTTAAGCCGGTTGTGTTTTTGCAACAATTGATTCCATAAAAAAAGCCGCATACAATTTAAAACTGTATGCGGCTTTTATTTATGTTTAAAAATCTAGTCTTGCAAAGCAAAAACCTTTTTTAATAAATCTGTAGATCTAGAAGATACTTTAGTTCTAATTTCAGTTTCTTCAACGGCAATCATTGTAAAAACACCTTTTAAAGCTTCACCTGTTACGTAATCTGTTAAATCTGGATTAACATCACTAGTAAATGGTAATGCGTTGTATTTAGTAATTAAATTACTCCATACTTGATCGGCACCTACTTTTCCAAACGAGCTTTTAATTACAGGATTAAATTTATCGTAAAGCGCTGTTTGTGTTTTAGATGTTAAATACTGCGTTGCAGCATCGTTGCTACCGAGTAAAATGTTTTTAGCATCTGCAAACGTAATGTCTTTTACAGCGTCAACAAAAATAGGAGTTGCTTCTTTTACAGCATCTTCTGCCGCTCTATTAAGTACTTTTAAACCTTCGTCTGCAAGGCTGCTTAAGCCTATGTCTCTAAGGGCTTTGTCTACTTTTTGTAATTCTTCTGGTAATAAAATTTTAACTAAATCGTTTTTAAAGAAACCATCGGTTTGTGTTAGTTTTGTTACTTGCTTGTCAATACCTAAATCTAGAGCTTCACGTAAGCCTGATGCTATTTCGGTAGTGCCTAATGCGCCACCTGCTTGTGGTAGTTGACTAACTACTTGTTGAAGTTCGGCACATGCCGTAAGATTAAATATTAATAAGAAAACGAGTGCTTTGCGAATCATGATATTGGGTTTTATATTAAAAGACAAAGATATATTTTACAAATGAAAACCATTCTCTTTTTTTAAAATACTATTTTAGCACAATTATTGTGTGTATCACAATATATTATTAAATTGACTCTATATTAAGCTGTATTATAATGAAAATAAGAAAATTAGTACTTTGCTTGTTATGTGTTTTAACTCCAATGATTTTTTTTGGGCAAATACATATATCAAAGAACATTAAAAAATCTTCGATTGCAACCACGGATGAAAACGCGTTGTATTTTGTAGATTTTTGGGCAACATGGTGTGGCCCGTGTATTCATGTTTCTAAATATTTAGAATCGTTACAACAGCAGTTTCCTAAAAACTTTTACATTCTGTCTTTAACTCAAGAAAGTGCAGAAGTTGTAAATAAGTTTATGGTTAAACACAATACAGGTTTGGCCGTTGCCACAGATTATGAAGGCGAAACTTTTGCTTTAAACAATATTGCTAGTCTACCTTATGGTATTTTATTTAATGCTGATGGACAAAAACTATGGGAAGGGCATGCAGCCGATTTAAAGGCTTATAGAATTGGTGGTTTTTTAGCTAGAAATCAAAAAACTATTGCTGTTGATGATTTTTTTAAGCTAGAAGAATACAAACAAGAGGTCGCTATAGAGAACCCTATAAAGCGAAGAAGAGATTTCGATTTTCTAGAAATGGAAGTAGATCATAGTGTTAGTTCCGGAATTCAGGCTGTTAATAGAAATGGATATTTAGAGATTGAAGGGCGTTTACAAGATATTATGGCTTATGCGTTACATAGTAATAAAGCGCAAATTAAAATTTCTAAAGAAGATAATAAGTATTACAAGATGTATTTTGAAGAAGGCTCTAAAGCCTTTGAAAATAAAGAAAACAGTATTAGTAAAGCTTTAAAGTTACGCCGAAAGGAGTATGAAAAGGAAGGAGATGTATTGGTTTTTAATATTGATGATGCTAAGTTTTGGGATACTAACCAAATAGACTGGGGGATAAATAATTCTAAATATTTAATAGGCGATTCAGATATACAGGCAGATAACGCTTCTGTAACGGATATTGCTTATCAATTATCTTTTTTGTTAGAAACTCCCATTGTTTTTGATAAGAAGTTTAAAAATGAAGAGTTACATGATTGGCAAATTCATTACAAATATTTTGAGTTTATGTCTTCTAATCTTGGAGAATACGGAATAAAGGTAGAAAAGAAAGTTACAACATACCCAGAGTATGTTTACAATAAGCGTTAGTTTTATTAGAGAACTAATTCCTTTAAAACAAAAAAGCTCAGGATATAAACCCTGAGTTTTTTTGTTTTGTAAAAGGAAATTATTTATTCTTTAATATAAACATCAGCTAAGTTGTGTATTAATAAATAGGTTTCATCACCTTGTATATCTGTAATATTCTCGTAATTATGGAAATTTACAGAGTTGTCAAAAGTTGTTGGAAAATATGGTATATCTCCGGCATCTTCGTAAGCACTGGCAGATCCGCTACTTCCGTTTTCTACTTTTAAAACTATTGAAGAGTATAGGTATTCTAATTTATTAAGGTCGCCCTTACCTAGTAACAGTTTAATGATCTCTCCATCCTCATCTTCGTCTTCATAATAGACGTGAAGAAATCCGTCTTCAAATACGTAATCTACATTATAGATTTCGCCATATTGAGCAACTACCACCTCTGTGTCACTTATAAATTTAAAATAATCGTCTTTATTTTCTTCTTCTATTTCGGCTTTGTTGCGTCCTATTCCTGTGTTTTCGTAATAAGCGGCTAAAACATCATCGGGTACTTCTTCGGTTTCTGTTCCATCTTTAATATAAGAGAAGCTCTCTTCTACATGAGAGAATTTAAGGATAATTGGGTATTGAATTCCCGAGGTGTCATCTTTATCATCATTACTATCGCAAGATGTGTTGATAATGGCTAGAAACATTAATGTTGCTGCAAAAATTACTTTTTTCATGTTGTTTTATTTGAGTGTTTTAATTGAATTAAGGATTAAATATAGAGATATACCTTAGGTTAAAAAATAAGAATTGAAGTTTTTTCTTATTTTAATTAAAACTTTACCGTTGGTCTATTAGTGCTCATAGATTTTTATTTTAATAATCATGAAGAACTGGTTTAGCTAAATGTTAATGCTGAATTGAGAATGAATTTGGTTGGCAAATACTTGCGTTAGGGATTGCAGTGTAAAACCCACAGCGTGGCCGATGATAATCGGTGGCGCGAGGATTTGCAACGTAAAGCCCGACCCTTGTGGTAACGCCCAAAATATTGAAAAATAAAAAAGGCATCTTAATTAAAAGATGCCCTTTTCGATAATTAAACTAACCCCTCAGTTTAAAATTGTAATAGAATTTACAATGTTTTTATTGTATAACTCTAAATTCTGTACGTCTGTTCTTTTGGTGTTCGTTATCTGAACAATCAACACCATTAGCACAACGGTTTACTAATCTTGTTTCTCCGTATCCTTTTGCAGTTAAACGGTTTCTAGAGATTCCTTTAGATACTAAGTAGTTTACTACTGAGTTAGCACGTTGTTGAGATAAAGACATGTTGAAATCATCATTTCCTCTAGCATCTGTATGAGACATTAGTTCGATGCTCACAGGCTTGCTGTTTAATAATGGTAATAATGTTTCGTCAATAATTTTTTTAGATGCTGGAGTGATACGAGCGCTACCTGTTTCGTAAAAAATTGGTAATACGTTAGATTTTAATAATCCACAATCAACTTCTTCCCATGTAGTAATTCCACCTTTCTTAGCTAATACAGTTCTAGTAACAGTTTGCATTTTTGCAGGTACAGTTACAGTTCTAGTAGATGCTGGAGTGTTAACAACTTGACGTTTGATAGTTGAGTATTCTGCAGGAATTTCAATTTCGTCCATTCTTGCTGGAGTTTTGATAACACGTTTTTTGTATACTGTGTTTACTTCTGTAACTGGCACTTGGCTAGTTGAAGCATCTGTAGCTAAAGTTGTAAAGCTTACATCTCTAGATTGAGCAGGATATTCAACAAAACATGCTACAACACAATCTTCCTTGTTAGGAGAATCACAAGCAGTTTCCTTGTA
The window above is part of the Algibacter sp. L3A6 genome. Proteins encoded here:
- a CDS encoding OmpA family protein; the protein is MKTNLFLSLALIFGIGFTQAQNLPANPDPGKCYVKCITKDEFKDIEETIEVYPAYSVLEVVPATYRTVEDRVLVKEAAKKFVYVPATYETVEVPYVKKEGRTDLNINPATFGSSSRTFETYPKTSGWEYKETACDSPNKEDCVVACFVEYPAQSRDVSFTTLATDASTSQVPVTEVNTVYKKRVIKTPARMDEIEIPAEYSTIKRQVVNTPASTRTVTVPAKMQTVTRTVLAKKGGITTWEEVDCGLLKSNVLPIFYETGSARITPASKKIIDETLLPLLNSKPVSIELMSHTDARGNDDFNMSLSQQRANSVVNYLVSKGISRNRLTAKGYGETRLVNRCANGVDCSDNEHQKNRRTEFRVIQ
- a CDS encoding DUF4197 domain-containing protein — its product is MIRKALVFLLIFNLTACAELQQVVSQLPQAGGALGTTEIASGLREALDLGIDKQVTKLTQTDGFFKNDLVKILLPEELQKVDKALRDIGLSSLADEGLKVLNRAAEDAVKEATPIFVDAVKDITFADAKNILLGSNDAATQYLTSKTQTALYDKFNPVIKSSFGKVGADQVWSNLITKYNALPFTSDVNPDLTDYVTGEALKGVFTMIAVEETEIRTKVSSRSTDLLKKVFALQD
- a CDS encoding Lacal_2735 family protein, which gives rise to MNRVDSIKTDQHRLSQRYKELIEQAYNFRQTDSALSDISEYRAIKLLHKLNRLKYLIRDSNIYE
- a CDS encoding TlpA family protein disulfide reductase, with amino-acid sequence MKIRKLVLCLLCVLTPMIFFGQIHISKNIKKSSIATTDENALYFVDFWATWCGPCIHVSKYLESLQQQFPKNFYILSLTQESAEVVNKFMVKHNTGLAVATDYEGETFALNNIASLPYGILFNADGQKLWEGHAADLKAYRIGGFLARNQKTIAVDDFFKLEEYKQEVAIENPIKRRRDFDFLEMEVDHSVSSGIQAVNRNGYLEIEGRLQDIMAYALHSNKAQIKISKEDNKYYKMYFEEGSKAFENKENSISKALKLRRKEYEKEGDVLVFNIDDAKFWDTNQIDWGINNSKYLIGDSDIQADNASVTDIAYQLSFLLETPIVFDKKFKNEELHDWQIHYKYFEFMSSNLGEYGIKVEKKVTTYPEYVYNKR